The genome window GCGATGACCAGCCAGCGCTCGCTCGTCGTGCTGCTGACCTCGCTCGACGCCCCCGGCGGCTCGCGCGGCCTGCTGTCCGTGCTGCCGCAGCTCACCCGGAAGCACCTCGTGCTGGTGGCGAGCGTCACCGACCCCGACACCGAGGCCGCCATCGCCCGGCGGGATCGACGCGAGGACGTCTACCTGGCGGCCTCCGCCGAGCGTGCGCTGCTGGACGTCGCGCGCGTGTCCGCCGCGGTCCGCCGGCTCGGCGGCGAGGTGGTCACGGGCTCCCCCGCCGACCTCCCGCCCGCGCTCGCGGACCGCTACCTCGCGCTGAAGGCCGCCGGCCGCCTCTGAGCACCACCGGCACATTCGTGCCGAATGTCGCGTCGCGCGTCCCGATACCGCACATTCGTGCCGAATCGCGCCCTAGCCTGGAGCGCCAGATTCGTGACGAATGTGCGGTTTGGCGACGCGAAAGCAGACATTCGTGCCGAATGCCGGGAGGGTCAGCCGGCGACGACGCGGCGGTCGCCCGCCTCGAACTCGGTGAGGTCCCCGGTCTCGCCCGCGCGCACCGCGCGGCGGCCGACGAACAGCATGTAGAAGAGGTACGCGCCGAGGGCGAGCACGCCGATCCCGATCTTGACCCACACCGGCAGGTCCGACGGGGTGACGAAGCCCTCGATCAGCCCGGACACGAAGAGGCTGATCGCGCAGCCGACCGCGACCGTGAACAGCGCGCGGCCGTCCTCGGCGAGCGCCTGCCCGCGGGTGCGCGCGCCCGGCGCGATCCAGGCCCAGAAGATCCGCAGGCCCGCCGCGGCGGCGACGAAGACGCTGGTGAGCTCGAGGAGGCCGTGCGGCAGGATGTACGAGAACAGCACGTCGCCGCGGCCGTACGCGAACATGACGCCCGCCGCCGTGCCGATGCCGACCGCGTTCTGCACGAGCACGTACGGCACCCAGATCCCGGTGATCCCGAAGGCGATGCACTGCGCGGCGATCCAGGCGTTGTTGGTCCACACCTGCCCGGCGAACGAGGCGGCGGGGTTGTTCGAGTAGTAGTCGACGAAGGAGTGGTTCACGTACTGCTTCAGCGCGGCGTCGTCGCCGAGGTTGCGCAGCACGCCGGGGTTGCCGGTGATCCACAGCGCGTAGAGCGTCGAGACGATGATCGTCGCGACCGCCACCGCCAGCACGATCCAGCGGATCCGGTACAGCGCGGCCGGCAGCTGGAGGGCGAAGAAGCGCGGGAGCTGCGACAGCGGGTTCGCGCCCGCCCCGGTGAAGCGGAGCCGGGCCGACGCGAGCGTCACCGAGAGCCGGTCCCCCACCGTGGTCGAGCCCGCGCTCGTCTGGATGGCGGACAGGTCGGCCGCCCCGGACTGGTAGAGGTCGATCAGCTCGTCGGCGTCGCGGCCGTCGAGGCGGCGCCGCCGGGCCAGCCGGCCGAGGCGTTCCCAGTCCGCGCCGTGCGCTGCAGTGTATGCGTCGAGATCCATCTGCTTGAATGATAGCCATGACGGCATCCGCGCCCATCCTCCCGAGCGGGGGGCTTCCGAACGCGGGCCTGTCGAGTCCGGGGCCGCGGGGCGCGGCGCCCGGCGAGCGCGAGCTGATCACCGGCGAGGCCGTCACCCTCGACGTCAAGCCGGCGAGCTACATCCTGCGCGCCGCGGGCACGATGATCGACTGGCTGTTCTCCATGCTGGTGATGCTCGGCTGCGTCCTGCTCCTGGTGGCGACCGGGGGCGGCCTCGACCAGGCGCTCATCCGGGTGCTGATCGTGCTCATCCTCGTGTTCGGCACCGTGATCCTGCCCACCGCGATGGAGCTGCTGACCCGGGGCCGCTCGCTCGGCCGGCTCGCGGTCGGCGCCAGGATCGTGCGCGACGACGGCGGGGCGACCGGCTTCCGGCACGCGTTCATCCGCGCACTCACCGGCGTGCTCGAGATCTACCTGACGTTCGGCGGGATCGCCGCGCTGACCGGCCTCCTCAACTCGC of Leifsonia shinshuensis contains these proteins:
- a CDS encoding stage II sporulation protein M gives rise to the protein MDLDAYTAAHGADWERLGRLARRRRLDGRDADELIDLYQSGAADLSAIQTSAGSTTVGDRLSVTLASARLRFTGAGANPLSQLPRFFALQLPAALYRIRWIVLAVAVATIIVSTLYALWITGNPGVLRNLGDDAALKQYVNHSFVDYYSNNPAASFAGQVWTNNAWIAAQCIAFGITGIWVPYVLVQNAVGIGTAAGVMFAYGRGDVLFSYILPHGLLELTSVFVAAAAGLRIFWAWIAPGARTRGQALAEDGRALFTVAVGCAISLFVSGLIEGFVTPSDLPVWVKIGIGVLALGAYLFYMLFVGRRAVRAGETGDLTEFEAGDRRVVAG
- a CDS encoding RDD family protein: MTASAPILPSGGLPNAGLSSPGPRGAAPGERELITGEAVTLDVKPASYILRAAGTMIDWLFSMLVMLGCVLLLVATGGGLDQALIRVLIVLILVFGTVILPTAMELLTRGRSLGRLAVGARIVRDDGGATGFRHAFIRALTGVLEIYLTFGGIAALTGLLNSRSKRLGDLLAGTYSQLERVPKPQPLALYLPPQLSAWAVNADVGRLPDRLSRRIAQFVRQAPQLTAAARIGLSTELAREAAPYVSPLPPVDAETFLVGVAVLRRRRDAAGLALEAERLQRLQPVLDALPHSFPDR